From Halobacterium sp. R2-5, the proteins below share one genomic window:
- a CDS encoding GTP-binding protein, with translation MADGIPVTVLSGSLGAGKTTLLNHLLSNSAGRDVAVLVNDMGDVNVDAELVAEGSELDVAGGVTELSNGCICCELQDDLETAVVRLANDREFDHLVVESSGISEPAPVARLFTTESRVAAKYRVNGLVTVVDSRLLVDTFGGEGTPERTAAEEDDRPLSDLLVEQIEVSNAVVLNKADLCTDDELDEAEALVRALQPDADTVRTSFSEVDPSWLLDVERFDEREVGDLPGWKRALDEDHGEDDHHGHRHPDEVYGVSSFTYRQRRPFHPERIADVLRTLPEGVVRSKGTLWVAGSEFRQTVGQAGESVRVTARGPWIASLPEVEQDLYRSNRPNLEWDDEHGDRRTEYVVIGTGFDEDALRERLDDALVTEEEWADVEALPDGPFGTENEAAAVLREPEPAAAE, from the coding sequence ATGGCCGACGGAATTCCGGTGACGGTGCTCTCGGGGAGTCTCGGTGCCGGGAAGACGACGCTGCTGAACCACCTGCTGTCGAACTCGGCGGGCCGCGACGTCGCCGTCCTCGTCAACGACATGGGCGACGTGAACGTCGACGCGGAGCTCGTCGCGGAGGGCTCGGAACTCGACGTCGCGGGCGGCGTCACGGAGCTGTCGAACGGCTGCATCTGCTGCGAGCTCCAGGACGACCTCGAGACCGCGGTGGTGCGGCTCGCGAACGACCGCGAGTTCGACCACCTCGTCGTGGAGTCCTCGGGCATCTCGGAGCCCGCACCGGTCGCGCGGCTGTTCACCACGGAGTCCCGAGTGGCCGCGAAGTACCGCGTGAACGGGCTCGTGACGGTCGTGGACAGCCGGCTGCTCGTGGACACGTTCGGCGGCGAGGGGACGCCCGAACGCACCGCCGCCGAGGAGGACGACCGGCCGCTGTCGGACCTGCTCGTCGAACAGATCGAGGTGTCGAACGCCGTCGTGCTGAACAAGGCCGACCTCTGTACGGACGACGAGCTCGACGAGGCCGAGGCGCTGGTGCGCGCGCTCCAGCCGGACGCGGACACCGTCCGGACGTCGTTCTCCGAGGTCGACCCGTCGTGGCTGCTGGACGTCGAGCGCTTCGACGAGCGCGAGGTCGGCGACCTCCCCGGCTGGAAGCGCGCGCTCGACGAGGACCACGGCGAGGACGACCACCACGGCCACCGCCACCCGGACGAGGTGTACGGCGTGTCGTCGTTCACGTACCGGCAGCGGCGGCCGTTCCACCCCGAGCGAATCGCGGACGTGCTGCGGACGCTCCCCGAGGGCGTCGTGCGCTCGAAGGGGACGCTGTGGGTCGCGGGCAGCGAGTTCCGGCAGACCGTCGGGCAGGCCGGGGAGTCAGTTCGCGTGACCGCACGCGGCCCCTGGATTGCGTCGCTCCCGGAGGTCGAACAGGACCTCTACCGGTCGAACCGGCCGAACCTGGAGTGGGACGACGAGCACGGCGACCGCCGCACGGAGTACGTCGTCATCGGCACGGGCTTCGACGAGGACGCGCTCCGCGAGCGGCTGGACGACGCGCTCGTCACCGAGGAGGAGTGGGCAGACGTCGAAGCACTGCCGGACGGACCGTTCGGCACGGAGAACGAAGCAGCGGCGGTCCTACGGGAACCCGAGCCCGCGGCGGCCGAGTGA